The genomic stretch GCGGGTTTTGTAGGCGTCTAAAATTACCatgtaaaaaaaattaacttAACGGTTCAGAATTGACATTTGAATACTAAAAGATTCATAGTGGTTTTTGAATTCAACATACCTCATCATCAATGAAAATGAGATCCAAGGGCCATGCAACAAATGATCCTATTGCATCTCGCAACAATGTTGTCTCTGAAACAATGTCAGGTATCGGTAGCAACGCATCCTTATCTAATACAACATCAACCGATACTTTAAGGTGTCCATCCGGGAGCGGTCTATGGTGAAGTAAATCtcccgaagtgttgtgcacttttcccttgccaactagGCGATAAGTCGGTGACGATAAGTATAGCTGACAAGatgaaatgccctaaaccaataataaatatgttacttttaatgtgtatatatttcaattaacataaatgtgctattttaatttcaaaataacatatataattacctcgggaaatttaTTTTGACAATTGATACTGGCTTTCTCACTAGTTTCTTTCAACTGTGAACTGCACTTTTCCATACACCTATATCTCTCATTATCCTTTTGCAATTGAAGAACTTGCGCTTGTAATGCCTGCAACGTCTccatcacttcttgattgctAGGATTTCTTCTCCTTGGATTCTTATACAAGGAAGTTGGAGTACAACCATGCCCTTTACCCCTCACCCGACCGGgatactcaggaacatttagtgCTCTACTAAGTACGCTCCTGTTCTCCTGGTCCTCAGCTGTGCTTATCGATTGAGATAGGGTCTCCTGAAATTCATTTACATATCGGAAATTATTAGTGGagataaaaaaattaattatatattattaaacttttgatttaattaaaGACACAATGTTCTACTTACACATTCATCATAAATATGTTGAACGTCATCCCTAACAGTTCCATCCTTTCCCACACGAGCTTCTTTCCACAAAACATGTGGCGGAAGtgatgttgcgtcacttttcgTCTCGTCTAACTACGCATTGACACAAATAATAAGataatcaattataacacatTGAGACAATTAATAAGATCGTAGCATTTTTGTATACTTACAATTTTTTCCTCTAAGCGTGCATATCCCAAacgcccttttttgtatgcatacGTGGGATTTGACGCTCTCTCGCGATTTGTGGCACTCACTTTCTTGAAATTTTCGTCTCTTCTTTGGGCTACAAAAGCAACCCATTCTTCTTCTGTAATGAAGATCGCATACTTCACTGGATATTCCGGATCATATTCAACAACAAAAATTTCTTTGTCCTTAAGATACTTGTTTGTTAAAAACGTTCTCCACCCTCTGtgtctttttccggccaattg from Lathyrus oleraceus cultivar Zhongwan6 chromosome 7, CAAS_Psat_ZW6_1.0, whole genome shotgun sequence encodes the following:
- the LOC127104596 gene encoding uncharacterized protein LOC127104596, producing MHTKKGLDETKSDATSLPPHVLWKEARVGKDGTVRDDVQHIYDECETLSQSISTAEDQENRSVLSRALNVPEYPGRVRGKGHGCTPTSLYKNPRRRNPSNQEVMETLQALQAQVLQLQKDNERYRCMEKCSSQLKETSEKASINCQNKFPEGISSCQLYLSSPTYRLVGKGKVHNTSGDLLHHRPLPDGHLKVSVDVVLDKDALLPIPDIVSETTLLRDAIGSFVAWPLDLIFIDDETPTKPASKDKGILRHNESVASQKEVFAQGSQQLSQKIGSRQKNKRDLPVTSLPKKGAFVPRYQISLETLVDSSDMATAGAIRLLDMEEDIFGYSCTETIGKEDLEHIFRHQELGVGVIHTYIRFLYDNFMRGNDQLSNRFRFVSSSLVNKALICREPDSCREYLVKRFMASSTNNLYLWPYNSGLDFNSKFILIFNCFFYVKKFHINFCFNL